A single window of Arcobacter venerupis DNA harbors:
- a CDS encoding SLAC1 anion channel family protein translates to MQEQESIKSIPSNRLQFFPIMMFATIMGLAGLTLVYRRGSEVLHLPAFISIIMIVLTTIVFLTVSYFYILKIIKYKDEVKKEFSHPVRINFFAASSISTLLLSMVYRHNIDEISQVLFVIGAFLHIFFTFYTIRFWINNNLEMQHSNPAWFIPIVGNLLVPIAGKGFVDDAVLYFYFSIGIFFWIILFAIILNRIIFHAQFMPKFMPTLFILIAPPAIGFISYIKLTGHLDFFAQILFNLGLFFTILVFVMYKNFIKIKFFISWWAFTFPMAAITLATILMYELSSKFFYAVLSYFLMAITTIIIILVARQTIIHMNKKEICIME, encoded by the coding sequence ATGCAAGAACAAGAATCAATTAAATCAATTCCTTCAAATAGGCTACAATTTTTTCCAATAATGATGTTTGCAACTATTATGGGACTTGCTGGGTTAACTTTGGTTTATAGAAGAGGTAGTGAAGTTTTACATTTACCTGCTTTTATTTCAATAATTATGATAGTACTTACAACTATAGTATTTCTTACAGTTTCATATTTTTATATTTTAAAAATAATAAAATATAAAGATGAAGTAAAAAAAGAGTTTTCTCATCCTGTACGTATTAACTTTTTTGCTGCTTCTTCTATTTCAACACTACTTTTATCAATGGTTTATAGACATAATATTGATGAAATATCTCAAGTATTATTTGTTATTGGTGCATTTTTACATATATTTTTCACTTTTTATACGATTAGATTTTGGATAAATAATAATCTTGAAATGCAACACTCAAATCCTGCTTGGTTTATTCCAATTGTTGGAAATTTACTTGTTCCAATAGCTGGAAAGGGTTTTGTTGATGATGCAGTATTGTACTTTTATTTTTCAATTGGTATTTTCTTTTGGATTATTTTATTTGCAATAATTTTAAATAGAATCATTTTTCATGCGCAGTTTATGCCAAAATTTATGCCAACACTTTTTATACTTATTGCACCTCCTGCAATTGGATTTATTTCATATATAAAATTAACTGGACATTTAGATTTCTTTGCACAGATTCTATTTAATTTGGGATTATTTTTTACAATTTTAGTTTTTGTAATGTATAAAAACTTTATTAAAATAAAATTCTTTATATCTTGGTGGGCATTTACTTTTCCTATGGCTGCTATTACTCTTGCAACAATTTTAATGTATGAATTATCATCAAAATTCTTTTATGCAGTATTATCATATTTTTTAATGGCTATAACAACTATAATAATTATTTTAGTTGCAAGACAAACAATAATACATATGAATAAAAAAGAAATTTGTATAATGGAGTAA
- a CDS encoding malate dehydrogenase, translating to MAKNKNTTIDLSKENLFFEERNQTIKLLNFKIQTMSLDIAIYENEKFIKNSTMVFAHLPKKLKAKLNPTK from the coding sequence TTGGCAAAAAATAAAAATACAACAATTGATTTAAGTAAAGAAAATCTCTTTTTTGAAGAGAGAAATCAAACTATAAAACTATTAAACTTCAAAATTCAAACCATGAGCCTTGATATTGCTATTTATGAAAATGAAAAATTTATCAAAAATAGCACAATGGTATTTGCTCACTTGCCTAAAAAGCTAAAAGCTAAATTAAATCCAACTAAATAG
- a CDS encoding precorrin-2 C(20)-methyltransferase has translation MKLYMVSLGPGDFELITVKALRALKNSDAICVPTKSPDNSFTRSMTYKIIQKLMEEFDFVKPIIPMYTPMHFKTEDWQNQVNIIHKSFEEYNTLSFVTLGDSAVYSTVYYLLDLIKEQNSIVYEKSEVIPGITSFSNASAKVKKPLCIGDGSFSIMPLHKKDVPNTTVYMRPKIGMKTAEIPQIGQMFTFENLNFKGENIFEQRKDIVDKYMTLFIDFVQ, from the coding sequence ATGAAATTATATATGGTTTCTTTAGGGCCGGGTGATTTTGAACTTATTACTGTAAAAGCATTAAGAGCTTTGAAAAATTCAGATGCTATTTGTGTTCCTACAAAAAGCCCAGATAATAGCTTTACTCGTTCTATGACTTACAAAATAATTCAAAAATTAATGGAAGAATTTGATTTTGTAAAACCAATTATTCCAATGTATACTCCAATGCATTTTAAAACAGAAGATTGGCAGAATCAAGTAAATATTATTCATAAATCGTTTGAGGAATATAATACTTTATCTTTTGTAACTTTAGGCGATAGTGCGGTTTATAGTACAGTATATTATTTATTAGATTTAATAAAAGAACAAAATAGCATTGTTTATGAAAAATCTGAAGTAATACCTGGAATAACATCTTTTTCAAATGCTTCTGCAAAAGTTAAAAAACCTTTATGTATTGGAGATGGCTCTTTTAGTATTATGCCTTTACATAAAAAAGATGTTCCAAATACAACTGTTTATATGAGACCAAAAATTGGAATGAAAACAGCTGAGATACCTCAAATAGGCCAAATGTTTACTTTTGAGAATCTAAATTTTAAGGGAGAAAATATTTTTGAACAAAGAAAAGATATAGTTGATAAATATATGACTTTGTTTATTGATTTTGTTCAATAA
- a CDS encoding sirohydrochlorin cobaltochelatase, with protein MKRFRHYNKKRAIVLACFGSVIEQQKYLDLEDMINEKFPDCDIFVSFSSRMVIKLLKKKKNEEYKNLPQTLADIDMLGYKHVVVSSINIFPTDEHEVLKKIVDGFKNFSLANIGFTNALLTKAKDTTAFLKNLNEQISKDDMANLFVIHGTPKLDTVGIDSITYSTSFLELISEKNFCCSLEGAFPYFEINDVIKTKIQNTGLKKVQIVPLLLVSGNHYTKDMFEIKDDLSEIFESSIVSSLTASEQFNLIELPMIQKIIEKGIQDSFRMLGTSHKEITY; from the coding sequence ATGAAAAGATTTAGACATTACAACAAGAAAAGGGCTATTGTCCTTGCTTGTTTTGGTTCAGTAATAGAGCAACAAAAATACTTAGATTTAGAAGATATGATTAATGAAAAGTTTCCTGATTGTGATATTTTTGTCTCTTTTTCTTCAAGAATGGTAATAAAACTTTTAAAAAAGAAAAAAAATGAAGAGTATAAAAATCTTCCTCAAACTTTAGCTGATATTGATATGTTGGGATATAAACATGTTGTTGTTTCATCTATAAATATATTTCCAACAGATGAACATGAAGTTTTAAAAAAAATAGTTGATGGATTCAAGAACTTTTCTTTAGCAAATATCGGTTTTACAAATGCTCTTTTAACAAAAGCTAAAGACACAACAGCTTTTTTAAAAAATTTAAATGAGCAAATTTCAAAAGATGATATGGCAAATCTTTTTGTAATACATGGAACTCCAAAGCTTGATACTGTTGGAATTGATTCAATAACTTATAGTACATCCTTTTTAGAGTTAATTAGTGAGAAAAATTTTTGTTGTTCCCTTGAGGGAGCATTTCCTTATTTTGAAATAAATGATGTAATAAAAACGAAAATCCAAAATACAGGCTTAAAAAAAGTTCAAATTGTACCTTTACTTTTAGTTAGCGGGAATCACTATACAAAAGATATGTTTGAAATAAAAGATGATTTATCTGAAATTTTTGAGTCTTCAATAGTTTCAAGTTTAACTGCAAGTGAGCAATTTAATTTAATTGAGTTACCAATGATTCAAAAAATTATTGAAAAAGGTATTCAAGATTCATTTAGAATGCTTGGTACAAGTCATAAAGAAATTACTTATTAA
- a CDS encoding energy-coupling factor ABC transporter permease, whose translation MHIEAGIVHGAKMVLGYGTAIVSFGIATKLAVESIKNSGILPILVKTIITTLFVFIFFEIFPHQAVGVSEVHLILGSTLFLIFGIAPAAFGLAFGLLIQGLFFAPLDLAQYGMNVTTLLMPLFAMGYLAKKIIPTNIAYKDIKYLDALKLSVIYQGGIVSWVAFWAFYGQGFSVESLSAVFTFGLAYMSVILLEPLVDLAVLAAAKTLNSLQNSAFVENRLYNIAK comes from the coding sequence ATGCATATAGAAGCAGGAATTGTGCATGGCGCAAAAATGGTTTTAGGTTATGGAACAGCTATTGTTTCATTTGGAATTGCTACAAAATTAGCAGTTGAAAGTATCAAAAACAGTGGAATATTACCAATATTGGTAAAAACTATTATTACTACTTTATTTGTGTTTATATTTTTTGAGATATTTCCTCATCAAGCAGTTGGCGTTTCTGAAGTTCATTTGATTTTAGGTTCAACACTATTTCTAATTTTTGGCATTGCACCAGCTGCATTTGGTTTGGCTTTTGGATTATTAATTCAAGGTCTGTTTTTTGCACCACTTGATTTAGCTCAATATGGAATGAATGTAACAACACTTTTAATGCCTTTATTTGCCATGGGATATTTAGCAAAAAAAATTATTCCAACAAATATTGCATACAAAGATATTAAATATTTAGATGCTTTAAAATTATCAGTAATTTATCAAGGTGGAATCGTTTCTTGGGTTGCTTTTTGGGCATTTTATGGACAAGGATTTAGTGTTGAAAGTTTATCTGCCGTTTTCACATTTGGCTTAGCATATATGAGTGTTATTCTTTTAGAACCATTAGTTGATTTAGCTGTTTTAGCAGCTGCTAAAACTTTAAATTCTTTACAAAATAGTGCTTTTGTTGAAAATAGACTTTATAATATAGCAAAATAA
- a CDS encoding precorrin-8X methylmutase: MEFKTEEPPINIGADISIRSFEMIEEELKDYPKADEFSFEQKEVISRLIHTTTCFNEVLENIYFSPNAIEKIQNLLQNKAKIIVDVNMIKVGLSDFYLKKYETEVVCYINEPFTYEMAEKNKTTRSYAAVVEAIKKHKNEPMILACGNAPTFIYAAINTLLEEKVDLSKVALLLFPVGFVNVVESKDYGRRFCDFFDVAGIIMQGRFGSSTMTVATLHAIFKLIKDYDGSEKYNGK, translated from the coding sequence TTGGAATTTAAAACAGAAGAACCACCAATAAATATTGGTGCAGACATATCAATACGGTCATTTGAAATGATTGAAGAAGAATTAAAAGACTACCCAAAAGCAGATGAATTTTCATTTGAACAAAAAGAAGTTATATCAAGATTAATTCATACAACAACTTGTTTTAATGAGGTTTTAGAAAACATCTATTTTTCACCAAATGCCATAGAAAAAATACAAAACTTACTTCAAAATAAAGCAAAAATAATTGTTGATGTAAATATGATAAAAGTTGGTCTTAGCGACTTTTATTTGAAAAAATATGAAACAGAAGTTGTATGTTATATAAATGAACCATTTACTTATGAAATGGCCGAAAAAAACAAAACAACTAGATCTTATGCCGCTGTTGTTGAAGCTATAAAAAAACACAAAAATGAACCAATGATTTTAGCTTGTGGGAATGCTCCTACTTTTATTTATGCAGCAATTAATACTTTACTTGAAGAAAAAGTTGATTTATCAAAAGTCGCCCTACTTTTATTTCCAGTTGGTTTTGTAAATGTAGTTGAATCAAAAGATTATGGAAGAAGATTTTGTGATTTTTTTGATGTTGCTGGAATTATTATGCAAGGAAGATTTGGAAGCTCAACAATGACAGTTGCCACACTTCATGCGATTTTTAAACTAATCAAAGATTATGATGGAAGCGAAAAATATAATGGAAAATAG
- a CDS encoding (2Fe-2S) ferredoxin domain-containing protein yields MENRLFNMMGSEVVSGFSCKPVKLVPDKPIMHFKTHIFICGDERCGGAHKNENIAADLRDILKEINLANGETRIKISRTGCFGACRFRSVANIYENTKTNGFEANNNIWLRNIHKYTKEKWIELFKALAQNKSIDDLDFKQVPMSEPSTYK; encoded by the coding sequence ATGGAAAATAGATTATTTAATATGATGGGTTCGGAAGTTGTATCAGGATTTTCTTGCAAACCTGTAAAACTAGTTCCAGATAAACCAATAATGCACTTTAAAACTCATATATTTATTTGTGGTGATGAAAGATGTGGTGGCGCTCATAAAAATGAAAATATAGCTGCTGATTTAAGAGATATTCTAAAAGAAATTAATCTAGCAAATGGTGAAACTAGAATTAAAATATCAAGAACTGGATGTTTTGGAGCTTGTAGATTTAGAAGTGTTGCAAATATTTATGAAAATACAAAAACAAATGGCTTTGAAGCAAATAACAATATTTGGCTAAGAAATATACATAAATATACAAAAGAAAAATGGATTGAGTTATTCAAAGCATTAGCTCAAAATAAAAGTATTGATGATTTAGATTTTAAACAAGTTCCAATGAGTGAACCTTCAACTTATAAATAA
- the cbiD gene encoding cobalt-precorrin-5B (C(1))-methyltransferase CbiD, producing the protein MNQEKKVLRKGLTTGVHTCCAFSSVLEAFIVTKEFVFGKINKIDNDDLDVTKGCEIVVSISAKKEDLEFNELSLIPQRTQIGTNSLEIYAGIGVGVVTKKGLKIKPNFPAINPVPLENMQKIFEKKVKNLENINIFCTVSVTNGEEIAKQTANAKVGVIGGISILGTTGIVKPVSSTAYIDSVKTEIEFATQNELEPLIFTLGNSAFRVFKEKYDEGQIVEVANFVYDSIEIANNLEVKKIIFVCGIGKMTKVYQGFKNTHNRFGVIDFERLKEDIKNELAYEVDIESTKTVKGISEELEKVGLINALYSMIERKANEQIKTWFPTSNVEALILEEKEVTGW; encoded by the coding sequence ATGAATCAAGAAAAAAAAGTATTAAGAAAAGGACTCACAACAGGAGTTCACACATGTTGCGCATTTTCAAGTGTTCTTGAAGCATTTATTGTTACAAAAGAATTTGTTTTTGGAAAAATAAATAAAATTGATAATGATGACTTAGATGTTACAAAAGGCTGTGAAATTGTTGTGAGTATTAGTGCTAAAAAAGAAGATTTAGAATTTAATGAATTATCTTTAATTCCCCAAAGAACTCAAATTGGAACAAATTCTTTGGAAATTTATGCGGGAATTGGCGTAGGAGTTGTAACAAAAAAAGGTTTAAAAATAAAACCAAATTTTCCAGCAATAAATCCAGTTCCACTAGAAAATATGCAAAAAATATTTGAGAAAAAAGTAAAAAACCTTGAAAACATAAATATCTTTTGTACGGTTTCTGTAACAAATGGCGAAGAAATAGCCAAACAAACAGCAAATGCAAAAGTTGGTGTAATTGGTGGAATTTCAATATTAGGAACAACAGGAATTGTAAAACCAGTTTCAAGTACGGCATATATTGATTCAGTAAAAACTGAAATAGAATTTGCAACACAAAATGAATTAGAACCTTTGATTTTTACTTTAGGAAACTCAGCATTTAGAGTTTTTAAAGAAAAATATGATGAAGGGCAAATTGTTGAAGTTGCAAATTTTGTTTATGATTCTATTGAAATAGCCAATAATTTGGAAGTAAAAAAGATTATTTTTGTATGTGGAATAGGAAAAATGACCAAAGTTTATCAAGGGTTTAAAAATACTCATAATAGATTTGGTGTTATTGATTTTGAAAGATTAAAAGAAGATATAAAAAATGAATTAGCTTATGAAGTAGATATTGAATCTACAAAAACTGTAAAAGGTATTTCAGAAGAACTAGAAAAAGTCGGACTCATAAATGCTTTATATTCAATGATTGAAAGAAAAGCAAATGAACAGATAAAAACTTGGTTTCCAACTTCAAATGTGGAAGCTTTAATATTAGAAGAAAAGGAGGTAACAGGATGGTAA
- the cbiT gene encoding precorrin-6Y C5,15-methyltransferase (decarboxylating) subunit CbiT produces MVTIAGNGMGDYDFSNLELNFCNYDKIICDPNFIENGRTILKLKFKDAQDYILKNYDKENLLYVVTGSPLFYSAGTIIANKLPKNEVKLINNISSKTYLLEKLFISENDVSVVSIHGRSAIDLEEFLKKKYTFVLCDKNSITRLNEALSFFDKNSITTFIGYKLGYKDEIIEEINIFDFDEKRFDLNQAFVLLIKRNFEHKSAICEDIEFETQRGMITKKYKRHLSLQNLDLEPNQLLWDIGAGSGSCGIEAFKRYKVRTFYFEKNETRVEFIKQNLTNHFVCDCKLFIGDAEDYFENLEEKPQRIFLGGGGEKVIEKLPYLYEKLDENGIMLINAITLTNLSQMINVLNEANIEFETHSISLTTYKDKLNLVEPERQLFQLKVYKK; encoded by the coding sequence ATGGTAACAATAGCTGGAAATGGTATGGGAGATTATGATTTTTCAAACTTAGAATTAAACTTTTGTAATTATGACAAAATCATTTGTGACCCAAATTTTATTGAAAATGGCAGAACTATTTTAAAACTAAAATTCAAAGATGCCCAAGATTATATATTAAAAAACTATGACAAAGAAAACCTTTTATATGTGGTTACAGGTTCTCCACTATTTTATTCAGCAGGAACAATAATCGCTAATAAATTGCCAAAAAATGAAGTTAAATTAATAAACAATATTTCATCAAAAACTTATCTTTTAGAAAAATTATTTATTAGTGAAAATGATGTAAGTGTCGTTTCAATTCATGGAAGAAGTGCCATTGATTTAGAAGAGTTTTTAAAGAAAAAATATACTTTTGTCCTTTGTGATAAAAACTCAATTACAAGATTAAATGAAGCTTTGAGTTTTTTTGATAAAAACTCAATTACAACTTTCATTGGTTATAAGCTTGGATACAAAGATGAAATAATTGAAGAAATAAATATTTTTGATTTTGATGAAAAAAGATTTGATTTAAACCAAGCTTTTGTTTTATTGATAAAAAGAAATTTTGAACATAAAAGTGCCATTTGTGAAGATATTGAATTTGAAACACAAAGGGGAATGATTACAAAAAAATACAAAAGACATTTAAGCTTACAAAACCTTGACTTAGAACCAAACCAACTTCTTTGGGATATTGGTGCTGGAAGTGGAAGTTGTGGAATTGAGGCTTTTAAAAGATACAAAGTAAGGACTTTTTATTTTGAAAAAAATGAAACAAGAGTTGAATTTATCAAACAAAATTTAACAAATCATTTTGTGTGTGATTGCAAACTTTTTATTGGTGATGCTGAGGATTATTTTGAGAATTTAGAGGAAAAACCACAAAGAATTTTCTTAGGTGGTGGTGGAGAAAAAGTTATAGAAAAACTTCCATATTTATATGAGAAGTTGGATGAAAATGGAATTATGCTAATAAATGCCATTACTTTAACCAACTTAAGCCAAATGATAAATGTTTTAAATGAAGCAAATATAGAGTTTGAAACCCATTCAATTTCTCTTACAACATATAAAGACAAACTAAATTTAGTAGAGCCTGAACGGCAATTATTTCAATTAAAGGTATATAAAAAATGA
- a CDS encoding cobalt-precorrin-4/precorrin-4 C(11)-methyltransferase — protein sequence MIYFIGAGPGDPDLVTVKAQKILQIADAVLFTGSLVPKEVLSWCKKDAIIEDSQGMKYPEIFDFLLKHKDKIVARVHTGDPSIYSTIAKQIEFLKEQNIEYKVIPGITAAFGAASSLGIEYTIPGVSQTLILSRIEGKTPNPEKLENILACKNSSLAFYLSILLLKKLKNTAYKMGYSKETPCWVVEKATWEDEKIYKGTIDDIEKQVSHISGVALILFGDYLNQKETQESHLYVKPLIKELKESRKNNE from the coding sequence ATGATTTATTTTATAGGTGCAGGTCCTGGTGATCCTGATTTAGTTACTGTTAAAGCTCAAAAAATATTACAAATCGCAGATGCTGTTTTATTTACAGGTTCACTTGTGCCAAAAGAAGTTTTATCTTGGTGTAAAAAAGATGCAATTATTGAAGATTCACAAGGAATGAAATATCCTGAAATTTTTGATTTTTTATTAAAACACAAAGATAAAATCGTAGCTCGTGTACATACAGGTGATCCTTCTATTTATTCAACAATTGCAAAACAAATAGAGTTTTTAAAAGAACAAAATATTGAATATAAAGTAATTCCAGGAATTACAGCAGCTTTTGGAGCAGCTTCAAGTTTGGGAATTGAATACACAATTCCAGGGGTTTCTCAAACTTTGATTTTATCAAGAATTGAGGGTAAAACTCCAAATCCTGAAAAACTTGAAAATATTCTTGCTTGTAAAAATTCTTCTTTGGCTTTTTATTTATCAATATTGTTATTAAAAAAATTAAAAAATACAGCTTACAAAATGGGTTATTCAAAAGAGACTCCTTGTTGGGTTGTTGAAAAAGCAACTTGGGAAGATGAAAAAATTTATAAAGGAACAATTGATGATATAGAAAAACAAGTATCTCATATAAGTGGTGTTGCTTTGATTTTATTTGGAGATTATTTAAACCAAAAAGAGACGCAAGAATCACATTTATATGTAAAACCCCTAATCAAAGAATTAAAAGAGAGTAGAAAAAACAATGAATAA
- a CDS encoding cobalt-precorrin 5A hydrolase produces MNKLKIAIVTINQPSLTAACNLVPYLYDYQVDVFGKKDLAHNLENLNLYDKIDDIMAPAWEGYDAIICILAIGAVVRKIAPFLKDKSTDPAVIVVNLKLDKIVPLLSGHLGGANELSDIIASRIPSCQNFVSTATDQTNTLAFEMFAKKNDLEIHNLKQLALISNSLLNKKEVEVLTYDSIFQTIPNKENLKLVKEQSSNLCVNITPFDSPLLTFKPKVFLGIGCNRNTTFEEIKNAVFSFLQKHKLKIEQIQNIASYEAKADEVGLLEFAKEYNFDIKFFCETEINALQGNFSTSQATKFFGVKGVSEPSSILVSKYKELIIPKEVYENKITIAGAI; encoded by the coding sequence ATGAATAAATTAAAAATAGCAATTGTTACAATAAATCAACCAAGTTTAACAGCTGCTTGTAACTTGGTTCCTTATTTATACGATTATCAGGTTGATGTTTTTGGTAAAAAAGATTTAGCACACAACTTAGAAAATCTAAATTTATATGACAAAATAGATGATATTATGGCACCTGCTTGGGAAGGTTATGATGCAATTATTTGTATTTTAGCAATTGGAGCGGTGGTGAGAAAAATAGCGCCATTTTTAAAAGACAAATCAACCGACCCAGCAGTTATCGTTGTAAATCTAAAGCTTGATAAAATCGTTCCACTTTTAAGTGGTCACTTAGGTGGAGCAAATGAATTAAGTGACATTATAGCTTCAAGAATACCTTCTTGCCAAAACTTTGTTTCAACAGCAACTGATCAAACAAATACTTTGGCTTTTGAAATGTTTGCAAAAAAAAATGATTTAGAAATTCACAATTTGAAACAATTAGCTCTTATTTCCAATTCACTTTTAAATAAAAAAGAGGTTGAAGTTCTAACTTATGACTCGATTTTCCAAACTATTCCAAATAAAGAAAATTTAAAATTAGTAAAAGAACAATCTTCAAATTTATGTGTGAATATAACTCCCTTTGATAGCCCTCTTTTGACTTTTAAACCAAAAGTTTTTTTAGGTATTGGTTGTAATAGAAATACAACTTTTGAAGAGATAAAAAATGCAGTTTTTTCATTTTTACAAAAACATAAATTAAAAATTGAACAAATACAAAATATTGCTTCATATGAAGCAAAAGCAGATGAAGTAGGACTTTTAGAGTTTGCAAAAGAGTACAACTTTGATATTAAATTTTTTTGTGAAACTGAAATAAATGCACTTCAAGGAAATTTTTCTACTTCTCAAGCAACAAAGTTTTTTGGAGTAAAAGGGGTTAGTGAACCATCATCAATTTTGGTTTCAAAATATAAAGAGTTAATAATACCTAAAGAGGTATATGAAAATAAAATTACAATAGCAGGAGCAATATAA
- a CDS encoding precorrin-3B C(17)-methyltransferase yields the protein MKRLYIVSTGAGGLGYISPEAINAINESEVIVSYSKYARELGSLIKGKELFTSGMTHEIARCAQAIEYARQGKTTAILSNGDVNVYGMATLIVELMEEKKLWDEIEVISLPGVTSFLAAASKVGAPVSQDFAIISLSDRLTDINLIDKRVKSALDCDFVIGIYNPKSAKRVQPYLNFMAALEGYEDRIAIIASNVGRAEKEEITITSAQDIINQGLNHPQVTMSTLIIICNSNAKLTSNGKVLTPRGYLNKYELDGELKA from the coding sequence ATGAAAAGATTATACATAGTATCAACAGGAGCTGGTGGTTTAGGATATATTTCACCAGAAGCAATAAACGCAATAAATGAATCAGAAGTAATAGTATCTTATAGTAAATATGCAAGAGAATTAGGAAGCCTTATAAAAGGTAAAGAGTTATTTACATCAGGAATGACTCATGAAATAGCAAGATGTGCTCAAGCAATCGAATATGCAAGACAAGGTAAAACAACAGCAATTTTATCAAATGGTGATGTAAATGTTTACGGAATGGCAACTTTAATTGTTGAATTAATGGAAGAAAAAAAATTATGGGATGAAATAGAAGTTATTTCACTTCCAGGTGTTACTTCATTTTTAGCTGCTGCTTCAAAAGTAGGAGCTCCTGTGTCTCAAGATTTTGCAATTATTTCTCTTTCAGATAGATTAACAGATATAAATTTAATTGATAAAAGAGTTAAATCAGCCCTAGATTGCGACTTTGTAATAGGAATTTATAATCCAAAATCAGCAAAAAGAGTTCAACCATATCTAAATTTTATGGCAGCTTTAGAAGGATATGAAGATAGAATTGCGATTATTGCTTCAAATGTTGGAAGAGCAGAAAAAGAAGAGATTACAATAACAAGTGCTCAAGATATAATAAATCAAGGTTTAAATCACCCACAAGTTACAATGTCAACTCTTATAATCATTTGTAACTCAAATGCAAAACTTACTTCAAATGGAAAAGTTTTAACGCCAAGAGGTTATTTGAATAAATATGAATTAGATGGAGAATTAAAAGCCTAA
- a CDS encoding winged helix-turn-helix transcriptional regulator — protein sequence MTMEINVPKNITETSFGYTLSLISGKWKMIILYLLSEYEVVRYNELQRKIGSITYKMLSSQLKELEADKLINRKEYAMIPPKVEYSLTNRGKSLIPILDAMCDWGSNERPDLYVCIV from the coding sequence GTGACTATGGAAATAAATGTACCAAAAAACATAACTGAGACGTCATTTGGTTATACTTTATCTTTGATTTCAGGTAAATGGAAAATGATAATTTTATATTTATTATCTGAATATGAAGTTGTAAGATATAACGAATTACAAAGAAAAATAGGAAGTATTACTTATAAAATGCTCAGTTCTCAACTAAAAGAGTTAGAAGCAGATAAATTAATTAATAGAAAAGAGTATGCAATGATACCACCAAAAGTGGAATATAGTTTAACAAATAGAGGAAAGTCACTTATCCCTATTTTAGATGCAATGTGTGATTGGGGTTCAAATGAACGACCTGATTTATATGTTTGTATTGTATAA
- a CDS encoding NAD(P)H-dependent oxidoreductase produces the protein MKKILINLVHPNFEESIVNKKLFNAVNTLENVTINNLYSKYPDFKINAQAEQELLLNHDIIVFQFPMYWFSSPALLKEWFDIVLAYDFAYGANYKLENKPFAVAVSCGGDEKVFSETGKDKKTVEEFLFPLFGTANYVKMDYKKPFITYGTEHTLSEETLNKFAEDYTRYIKELSK, from the coding sequence ATGAAAAAAATATTAATAAATTTAGTTCACCCAAATTTTGAAGAATCAATTGTGAATAAAAAACTCTTCAATGCAGTCAATACATTAGAAAATGTAACAATAAATAATTTATACTCAAAATACCCAGATTTTAAAATAAATGCTCAAGCAGAACAAGAGCTGTTGTTAAACCATGATATTATTGTTTTTCAGTTTCCAATGTATTGGTTTAGTTCTCCTGCTCTTTTAAAAGAGTGGTTTGATATTGTATTAGCATATGATTTCGCTTATGGAGCTAATTATAAATTAGAAAATAAACCTTTTGCAGTGGCTGTTAGTTGTGGAGGAGACGAAAAAGTATTTTCAGAAACTGGAAAAGATAAAAAAACAGTTGAAGAATTTCTTTTTCCACTTTTTGGTACGGCAAACTACGTAAAAATGGATTATAAAAAACCTTTTATCACTTATGGAACAGAACATACTTTAAGTGAAGAAACACTAAATAAATTTGCAGAAGATTATACAAGATATATCAAAGAACTATCTAAATAG